A stretch of the Rhinoderma darwinii isolate aRhiDar2 chromosome 3, aRhiDar2.hap1, whole genome shotgun sequence genome encodes the following:
- the BHLHE41 gene encoding class E basic helix-loop-helix protein 41, whose product MDEAIHSLQERQLLEHRDFLGMEYPALYLCKPKRGIKRDDSKETYKLPHRLIEKKRRDRINECIAQLKDLLPEHLKLTTLGHLEKAVVLELTLKHLKGLTSLTEQQHQKIISLQNGERSMKSPIQSDLDAFHSGFQTCAKEVLQYLSRFESWSARDQRCTQLLNHLHTVSSQILPSSQLLLQQIPGGKAPSPSPSRGVQKVENQTNCVPVIQRTQNLELSENDTDTDSGYGGEGEKMDTKGEGQNSGKGQEANNVTVKQEPLDEPSPKRFKADCSGLGGAAAGSDPVLRPDANLLNTLMGFGSGPFGQQAPFCLPFYFISPSAAAAAAAYMPFLDKGGLEKYLYPAAAPIPFIYPGIPAQGGSTFPCLSSVLSPEKMPGCSSTLLSELPSSPFQAGGPPSLAAEDLREDAS is encoded by the exons ATGGATGAAGCTATCCACAGTTTGCAGGAGAGGCAGTTACTGGAGCACAGAGATTTCCTAGG AATGGAGTACCCCGCCTTATACCTGTGCAAGCCCAAGAGAGGGATCAAGAGGGACGACAGCAAG gaGACCTACAAACTCCCTCACCGACTCATTGAGAAAAAGAGGAGAGACCGGATAAATGAATGTATCGCGCAGCTCAAAGACCTTTTGCCTGAACATCTCAAACTCACG ACGTTGGGGCACTTGGAGAAAGCCGTGGTGCTGGAGTTAACTTTGAAACACTTGAAAGGTTTAACGTCCCTGACGGAGCAGCAGCATCAGAAGATCATCTCATTACAGAACG GAGAACGTTCCATGAAAAGTCCCATCCAGTCAGACCTGGACGCCTTCCACTCCGGCTTTCAGACGTGTGCCAAAGAAGTTCTGCAGTATCTCTCCCGGTTTGAGAGCTGGTCGGCCCGGGACCAGAGGTGCACCCAGCTCCTCAACCATCTCCATACCGTGTCCAGCCAGATCCTGCCCAGTTCTCAGCTCCTGTTACAGCAGATCCCCGGTGGCAAAGCACCTTCACCCTCCCCGTCCCGAGGGGTTCAAAAAGTAGAGAACCAAACAAACTGCGTACCGGTCATTCAGAGGACACAAAACCTGGAACTGAGTGAGAATGACACTGACACTGACAGCGGGTACGGGGGCGAAGGAGAGAAGATGGACACTAAAGGAGAAGGACAAAATAGTGGCAAGGGCCAAGAGGCCAATAATGTAACCGTCAAACAGGAACCTCTGGATGAACCATCCCCTAAAAGGTTTAAGGCCGACTGCTCGGGATTGGGCGGGGCGGCCGCTGGCTCTGATCCCGTTCTCAGACCCGATGCCAATCTTCTTAACACTTTGATGGGATTTGGAAGTGGCCCTTTTGGTCAACAAGCACCTTTCTGTTTACCCTTCTACTTCATCTCGCCCTCGGCGGCAGCTGCAGCGGCAGCATATATGCCTTTTCTAGACAAGGGGGGTTTGGAAAAATACCTGTACCCAGCAGCTGCCCCAATCCCTTTTATCTACCCGGGAATCCCAGCACAGGGAGGAAGCACGTTCCCATGCCTCTCCTCCGTCTTGTCCCCCGAAAAGATGCCAGGTTGCTCCTCAACCTTACTGTCAGAGCTCCCGTCATCACCTTTCCAGGCCGGTGGtcctccctcgctggccgctgaggACTTACGGGAAGACGCCTCCTAA
- the RASSF8 gene encoding ras association domain-containing protein 8 yields the protein MELKVWVDGVQRIVCGVTEATTCQEVVIALAQAIGRTGRYTLIEKWRDSERHLAPHENPVISLNKWGQYASDVQLILRRTGPSLSERPTSDSIAHVPERNLYRQSLPPLAKLRPQNEKSIKRREPKRKSLTFTGGAKGLMDIFGKGKESEFKQKVLNHCKTTGEDLKKLIRLQSEKLLTIEKQLDSSDAEVRYWEQKSKTGLEDEIGKWEQKIKRNDVEIEEDEFWENEFQIEVENEKQLQEQLQEMTQRMLQCENQLRDYRSQIHNIESGIEAERLQMVVQESQINEEIVRGKIDKIKGEMETQGQESTRLENGAKAVERSLGQAAKRILEREQDLEQLTKELRQVNLQQFIQQTGTKVTVLPAEPSDAEFSQPEKEPAFQSGSLKRPVTSRQLPSNLRILQNALSSGFNPEGIYV from the exons ATGGAGCTCAAAGTGTGGGTGGACGGGGTCCAGAGAATCGTCTGCGGGGTGACGGAGGCGACCACGTGCCAAGAAGTGGTCATCGCCCTGGCACAGGCCATCG gccgcACCGGAAGATACACTTTGATAGAGAAATGGAGAGACTCGGAGAGGCACTTGGCTCCTCACGAGAACCCGGTGATCTCTCTGAACAAGTGGGGACAGTACGCCAGCGACGTGCAGCTTATTCTGAGGCGCACCGGCCCGTCTCTGAGCGAGCGTCCCACGTCGGACAGCATCGCCCATGTGCCCGAGAGGAACTTGTACAGGCAGAGCCTGCCCCCTCTGGCCAAACTCCGCCCTCAAAATGAGAAGTCCATAAAAAGGCGGGAACCAAAGAGGAAATCATTGACTTTTACCGGTGGAGCCAAAGGACTAATGGACATTTTCGGTAAAGGCAAAGAGTCCGAATTTAAGCAAAAAGTCCTAAATCACTGCAAGACGACGGGCGAAGACTTAAAGAAGCTCATCCGCTTACAGTCCGAAAAGCTGCTGACCATCGAGAAGCAGCTGGACTCCAGCGACGCCGAGGTGCGATATTGGGAGCAGAAGTCCAAGACCGGCCTGGAGGACGAAATCGGAAAGTGGGAGCAGAAGATCAAACGGAACGACGTGGAGATCGAGGAGGACGAGTTCTGGGAGAATGAGTTTCAGATCGAGGTGGAAAACGAAAAACAACTCCAGGAACAACTCCAGGAGATGACGCAGCGGATGCTGCAGTGCGAGAACCAGCTGAGGGACTATCGGAGCCAGATCCACAATATAGAGAGCGGGATCGAGGCCGAGAGGTTACAGATGGTGGTGCAGGAGTCGCAAATCAACGAGGAGATCGTCCGGGGGAAGATCGACAAGATCAAAGGAGAGATGGAGACGCAGGGGCAGGAGAGCACGCGGCTGGAGAACGGCGCCAAGGCGGTAGAGCGGTCTCTGGGGCAAGCGGCAAAGAGGATATTG GAGCGAGAGCAGGATCTCGAACAGTTAACCAAAGAGCTCCGGCAAGTGAATCTCCAGCAGTTTATCCAGCAGACGGGCACCAAGGTCACGGTGCTTCCCGCAGAGCCCAGCGATGCTGAATTCTCACAGCCGGAAAAAG AGCCGGCATTCCAGTCGGGGTCTCTAAAACGGCCCGTGACTTCGCGGCAGCTTCCGAGTAACCTACGAATCCTCCAGAACGCCTTGTCCTCAGGCTTTAACCCCGAGGGCATCTACGTATAA